A segment of the Entomomonas moraniae genome:
CTCTAGTTCTTCCATAGCCTTTTTACTGGTTATAGTTCTTTGTTCTTCAAGCTGAGTTATGTAGCTTCTGTTTTGCTCTGCTTGCTTCTCTAGTAGATCAATAGAGCCTTTTAGGTTTAGGTTAGCTGTTATGGCTGTATTTAATTGACCATTAAGACTATCTATCTTATTTAAAGCCTCGTCTCTATCATTTCGTAAGAGTAGGCAGTAGATAATTAGTAAAGCGCATATAGCACCTAAGCCTATAGAAGCGTATTTAGTGATAGTATCCATATTATTTACGATCTTGCTAATTTGATAGCTTGCTCAATAACTTCTTTAGGGTAGTAGTTGGTGTACTCATTACCGTTCTCAACACCACAGATAGCCTTGATGATCCAGTACAATACTTCATCGGTTAGCTCTATCGGTTCGTCTGGCTGTACACCTAGCTTAGTACATACTCTCTGGATATAGCCTTGTGTGTTGTTTTCTTCGGGAGGCGCGTAGCGATGGATAATTGACTTAACTGTTTTTAGTCCATATTTGTCTCTATAGGTAAAAAGGACTTTTACAATAGCTCTAATACCATATACAGGATCAACGAACTGACAGAA
Coding sequences within it:
- a CDS encoding structural protein; amino-acid sequence: MSLPRGIRNNNPGNIRWGSKWQGLVPEPERTDQSFCQFVDPVYGIRAIVKVLFTYRDKYGLKTVKSIIHRYAPPEENNTQGYIQRVCTKLGVQPDEPIELTDEVLYWIIKAICGVENGNEYTNYYPKEVIEQAIKLARS